From Vibrio aerogenes, a single genomic window includes:
- a CDS encoding GtrA family protein, translating into MNQQNMLSQLNQLTEFISGRKVRFLIAGVMNTLFSYLVFILLYWLFPNYISASVISYLAGMMMSFFLNRNFVFQATAQRGQLPGFILVNMAALGCSVVALHLQVQLLYLPVYVAQVIATGVSMLINFGGYKMVFTRQMSFMHWWHTWKHDDKPVSGPFIIQLLVMCAVFVVTVLNIRESMLENVAHDALPYMEHYVGKFTSEGRWINFLLFDGLRQVPQVIAVSLCSAFVGIFGYQIAAGMKQPPWLAFCFCLAMVNIPYFTMLFKWPMTLLPGTFLLAVFACLKDKYSRSVLFIVSGILFFASYPAFYFLMPLLFIHQLSQESYRSLTKFLIVWILGYVLGYLVAQGSVYLYTLIAHGDPRWIEFARWRKSTPTTDLNSLLANMIKSAGNFERNALYLARLSPLFFIPVAFVFCRALIKQTRYTLIVLLVIFSLYASVIALGVKVPLRSGVTLPAGMLMMTLLVSHQWERLCLILLLFIPFSWQMHIYNTGYNDKRILVAGMLEAGDPQGYLKQSDRFHQVVLSLDETASSQYFYDLTQSKAFKNISYLRSHYIQPYLYQYGWQKADIVVNKVKHTVIRGEADIRIKDQTIYLSIR; encoded by the coding sequence GTGAATCAACAGAACATGTTGTCTCAGCTGAATCAGCTGACTGAATTCATCTCCGGACGGAAGGTACGTTTTTTGATTGCGGGCGTCATGAATACATTATTTTCGTATCTGGTGTTTATTCTGTTGTACTGGCTGTTCCCGAACTATATTTCAGCTTCTGTCATCTCATATCTGGCAGGCATGATGATGAGTTTCTTTCTGAACAGAAACTTTGTGTTTCAGGCCACCGCTCAGAGAGGGCAACTACCGGGATTTATTTTAGTCAATATGGCAGCACTTGGCTGCTCCGTCGTGGCATTACATCTGCAGGTTCAGCTGCTTTATTTGCCGGTGTATGTTGCTCAGGTGATTGCAACAGGTGTATCAATGTTGATCAATTTTGGGGGATACAAGATGGTTTTTACCCGTCAAATGTCATTCATGCACTGGTGGCATACATGGAAACATGATGATAAACCGGTCAGCGGTCCTTTCATTATTCAACTCTTGGTCATGTGCGCTGTTTTTGTGGTCACGGTGCTTAATATCCGTGAGTCTATGCTCGAAAATGTCGCACATGATGCATTACCTTATATGGAACATTATGTCGGTAAATTCACTTCGGAAGGCCGGTGGATCAACTTCTTATTGTTCGATGGATTACGTCAGGTTCCCCAAGTCATCGCTGTTTCACTTTGTTCAGCTTTTGTGGGTATTTTTGGTTATCAGATAGCCGCCGGAATGAAGCAGCCTCCCTGGCTGGCATTTTGTTTTTGTCTGGCAATGGTTAACATTCCTTACTTTACCATGTTATTTAAGTGGCCGATGACGCTCTTGCCCGGGACTTTTCTGTTGGCTGTATTTGCATGTCTGAAAGATAAATACAGCCGGTCTGTATTATTTATTGTCTCCGGGATCCTGTTTTTCGCTTCTTATCCTGCATTCTATTTTTTGATGCCGTTATTATTTATTCACCAGCTGAGTCAGGAGAGCTACCGGAGTCTGACGAAATTTCTGATTGTCTGGATTCTTGGTTATGTGCTGGGATACCTTGTGGCTCAGGGGAGTGTATATCTTTATACACTCATCGCTCATGGTGACCCCCGGTGGATCGAATTTGCCCGGTGGCGTAAATCAACACCAACCACAGATTTGAACTCATTACTGGCAAATATGATAAAAAGTGCCGGTAATTTTGAGCGCAATGCACTTTATCTGGCCAGGTTAAGCCCATTATTTTTTATTCCGGTTGCCTTTGTTTTTTGCCGGGCATTGATAAAACAGACCAGATATACCCTGATAGTTTTATTGGTTATTTTTTCGCTGTATGCCAGTGTGATTGCATTAGGCGTGAAAGTTCCGCTCCGCTCAGGTGTCACATTGCCCGCGGGGATGCTGATGATGACACTGCTTGTCTCTCATCAATGGGAAAGACTCTGCCTGATTCTGTTACTTTTTATACCGTTTTCCTGGCAGATGCACATTTATAACACGGGTTATAATGATAAACGTATTCTGGTTGCCGGTATGTTGGAAGCCGGAGACCCACAGGGATATCTGAAGCAGTCAGACCGGTTTCACCAGGTCGTTTTAAGCCTGGATGAGACTGCAAGTAGTCAGTATTTTTATGATTTGACACAGTCGAAAGCGTTTAAAAATATTTCTTATCTTCGCTCTCATTACATTCAGCCTTATCTTTATCAGTATGGCTGGCAAAAAGCTGATATTGTTGTGAATAAAGTAAAACATACCGTAATCCGGGGAGAAGCTGATATCCGGATTAAAGATCAGACCATTTATCTGTCCATCAGGTAA
- a CDS encoding DUF3301 domain-containing protein produces the protein MFVNLIMILVTAFGCFLFWRHRQQVEFARSAIEKKCSQLNLQLVSVSFQHKIHSGKKRWLIYKRYYFEFSSQGDDCYQGYLDMAGRSVLKFHLPVYRETSAFPESEEEPVYDAVFEEKEGSSNVIDMASRRHQYQQHSRH, from the coding sequence ATGTTTGTCAATTTAATTATGATTCTGGTCACTGCATTCGGATGCTTTCTGTTTTGGCGGCACAGGCAACAGGTTGAATTTGCCCGATCAGCGATTGAGAAAAAATGCAGTCAGCTGAACTTACAGTTAGTCAGTGTCTCTTTTCAACACAAAATTCATTCCGGTAAAAAACGCTGGCTCATTTATAAGCGTTATTACTTTGAGTTTTCATCACAGGGTGATGACTGCTATCAGGGCTATCTGGATATGGCTGGCCGGTCAGTCCTTAAATTTCATTTGCCGGTTTACCGGGAAACCTCTGCGTTCCCGGAGTCAGAGGAAGAACCGGTTTATGATGCCGTGTTTGAAGAAAAAGAAGGCAGTTCAAATGTCATTGATATGGCATCCCGGCGACACCAGTATCAACAACATTCACGCCACTAA
- a CDS encoding sugar ABC transporter substrate-binding protein, translated as MLSSHSEKRWFGHTILILLSYLPAQVFGKNPTEITLWRHLAGEAEMMAYEAAIERFNQSQNQWKIVSDYIYEAAYTQSINAAAKAKILPCIIDVDQPLIPNFAWQGFLQPLDQFIESDVLDKITPSGKGYYRGRLYSAGQFEAVLSLFTRKSLLKAIKARFPTIEHPWDKDEFMQVMDKIKATGRYDYPLDIKANDLTEWIPYAWAPWMLSWGADLINRNNYYEVDGILNSEKAVEFGQWIHSLVREKYINPKPNDKHGFLYGRVAIQYNGSWALNEYSKALGKDLAILPVPDFGAGPMIGAGSWQWGITTSCPYPDAAKAFINFLLSDKEIAAISEATSMIPTSAAAAALTKNYSASGQWHFLFSVSDKLSKYRPATPAYPVISSSYKKAISDILQGLDPQTAFDLAVENIEAAIERHQYYSSREQRNKNGYE; from the coding sequence ATGTTATCATCACATTCAGAAAAACGCTGGTTCGGACACACAATACTTATCCTTTTGAGTTACCTTCCTGCACAGGTTTTCGGTAAAAATCCAACAGAAATCACCTTGTGGCGCCATCTGGCAGGAGAAGCCGAAATGATGGCGTATGAGGCTGCGATTGAACGGTTTAACCAGTCCCAGAACCAATGGAAAATTGTCTCTGACTATATCTATGAAGCTGCATACACTCAATCGATCAATGCCGCTGCCAAAGCAAAAATTTTGCCCTGTATTATCGATGTGGATCAGCCGCTGATTCCGAACTTTGCCTGGCAAGGTTTTTTACAACCTTTAGATCAGTTTATAGAGAGTGATGTTCTGGATAAGATTACGCCATCAGGTAAAGGATATTATCGTGGCAGACTCTATTCAGCCGGCCAGTTTGAAGCGGTCCTGTCTTTATTTACCAGAAAGTCATTACTGAAAGCAATCAAAGCCCGTTTCCCCACGATTGAGCACCCCTGGGACAAAGATGAATTCATGCAGGTGATGGATAAAATCAAAGCCACCGGCAGGTATGATTACCCACTGGATATCAAGGCCAATGACCTGACAGAGTGGATTCCATACGCCTGGGCTCCGTGGATGCTATCCTGGGGAGCCGACCTGATTAACAGAAATAATTATTACGAAGTGGATGGCATTCTCAATTCAGAAAAAGCAGTTGAATTTGGTCAGTGGATTCATTCATTGGTCCGGGAAAAATACATCAATCCAAAACCCAATGACAAACATGGGTTTCTCTACGGGCGTGTTGCTATTCAGTATAATGGTTCATGGGCATTGAACGAATACAGTAAAGCGCTGGGTAAAGATCTGGCAATTTTGCCGGTACCTGACTTTGGTGCCGGCCCCATGATTGGTGCAGGTTCATGGCAATGGGGAATTACGACATCATGCCCGTATCCTGACGCTGCAAAGGCATTTATCAATTTTTTATTGTCCGACAAAGAAATCGCGGCAATTTCTGAGGCGACCTCAATGATACCGACATCTGCAGCAGCAGCGGCTTTAACAAAAAATTACTCCGCGTCAGGACAATGGCACTTTTTATTCAGCGTATCAGACAAATTATCTAAATATCGCCCGGCTACGCCTGCTTATCCGGTTATTTCATCCAGTTATAAAAAAGCCATCAGTGATATTCTGCAAGGGCTGGATCCACAAACCGCATTTGATTTAGCCGTTGAAAATATTGAAGCAGCAATTGAGCGTCACCAATATTACAGCTCACGGGAACAAAGGAATAAAAACGGATATGAATAA
- a CDS encoding bifunctional diguanylate cyclase/phosphodiesterase: MFKLNNQKLINLIRYTPVVVVCLFIAITHIVLIQDNRDKAAFTLKTLKESLLTQQQDIIREQVYQVSKQLRIIRSKTDNHFNEEVRKQVNNVYHFIRNLYAQHAEKPEAEIKKIILNALNPLFFFHSQEQLFILDQQGNNLIKSNLPSASSDRWLKAHQVSLPDTVSQSLEKPQEHLWQNTDKTVTYTMDFPAFHWTLGITKYKTNAFEQMKSEMLEWFSNYEYGEGGYFFVLSQSGTLLAHHYNDFFGLDLKVGNHIGQTLLSGILKQTSHGGGYVRYQKPLTISGKTTLEQIIYVKEVKGWDWIIGTGFYSKRFENDLSEKEAQLIRYNHQGLLKLSLIAIISTILLILLSAYVSHLIARRFNQFQQRIIDDVNHLEQTKNQMEYMAHHDALTGLPNRILMIKKINQSIRLARKHHRHVAVMFVDLDNFKNVNDLYGHTLGDQLLKVLGHKFKAIMDEKGFVSRFGGDEFIFCFPDLNNKTEAKAKIKIIRQTLETPVNIEGKTLSVGCSIGITMYPSDSADAETLISKADAALYKSKSHKKGEASFYDQSISEQIQFDLTIENDLQHALKKQQVYILYQPQINTTTGQIVGVEALARWNHETLGPVPPAKFIATAEKTGLIYELGLFVFKQACQDLCHLSIQDEAIKLSVNISPKQLINPKLPNHLLTICSETAMAPQRIILEITENVLIDRLDEVMPQLGQLRELGFGISLDDFGTGYSSLNYLHHLPLTEIKIDRSFIHNLLESSQSEMLVKMIIRIGKFCNMSVVAEGVETEAQFNKLAAHHCDLVQGFYFSPAIDIDQLLIQYDISPDTQLG, encoded by the coding sequence ATGTTCAAACTTAATAATCAAAAACTTATTAATCTCATCCGATATACACCCGTGGTCGTTGTATGTCTGTTCATTGCTATCACTCACATTGTCCTGATTCAGGACAACCGGGATAAAGCAGCTTTTACTCTTAAAACTCTCAAAGAATCACTGCTTACTCAGCAGCAGGATATCATTCGTGAGCAGGTCTATCAGGTTTCAAAGCAACTCAGAATTATCCGCTCCAAAACAGACAATCATTTCAATGAAGAAGTCAGAAAACAGGTCAATAACGTCTATCACTTCATCCGGAATCTTTATGCTCAACATGCAGAAAAGCCCGAAGCAGAAATAAAGAAAATTATTTTAAATGCACTAAATCCCTTGTTTTTCTTCCACTCACAAGAGCAACTATTCATTTTAGATCAACAGGGAAATAACCTGATCAAATCCAACCTTCCCTCCGCATCATCAGACCGGTGGCTTAAAGCACATCAGGTTTCCTTGCCTGATACAGTCAGCCAGTCATTGGAAAAACCGCAGGAACACCTTTGGCAAAACACGGATAAAACCGTCACTTATACCATGGATTTTCCGGCATTTCACTGGACACTCGGGATCACAAAATACAAAACGAATGCATTTGAGCAGATGAAGTCCGAAATGCTTGAATGGTTTTCTAATTATGAGTATGGCGAAGGCGGATACTTCTTTGTGTTGAGTCAGTCAGGTACATTGCTCGCACACCATTACAATGATTTTTTTGGTCTGGATTTAAAGGTCGGCAATCATATTGGGCAGACGCTGCTCTCCGGGATACTCAAACAAACCAGCCATGGCGGAGGATACGTCCGCTATCAAAAACCACTGACAATCAGTGGCAAAACAACCTTAGAACAAATCATTTATGTCAAAGAAGTGAAAGGATGGGACTGGATTATAGGCACGGGTTTCTATTCAAAACGCTTTGAAAATGATTTGTCTGAAAAAGAAGCGCAACTTATCCGCTACAATCATCAGGGATTATTGAAACTATCGCTGATTGCTATCATTTCGACAATCTTGTTAATTTTGCTTTCAGCTTATGTCAGCCACCTGATTGCCAGACGTTTTAACCAGTTTCAACAACGCATTATCGACGATGTAAATCATCTGGAGCAGACCAAAAATCAGATGGAATATATGGCACATCACGATGCTCTGACCGGGTTACCTAACCGTATACTGATGATCAAAAAAATCAACCAAAGCATCAGATTAGCCAGAAAACATCATCGACATGTCGCTGTGATGTTTGTTGATCTGGACAATTTTAAAAATGTTAATGATCTCTACGGACACACTTTAGGTGATCAACTGCTTAAGGTGCTGGGCCATAAATTTAAGGCTATCATGGATGAAAAAGGCTTTGTGTCCCGCTTTGGAGGTGATGAGTTCATCTTTTGTTTCCCGGACCTGAACAACAAGACGGAAGCAAAAGCTAAGATAAAAATAATCCGGCAAACGCTTGAAACACCAGTAAATATTGAAGGGAAAACACTCTCTGTTGGCTGTAGCATCGGAATTACCATGTACCCCTCAGATAGTGCTGATGCCGAAACTTTAATCTCCAAAGCAGATGCGGCCTTATATAAATCCAAGTCTCATAAGAAAGGAGAAGCTTCATTTTATGATCAGTCTATCAGTGAGCAAATCCAGTTTGATTTAACGATAGAAAATGACCTTCAGCATGCCCTGAAAAAACAACAAGTTTATATTCTCTATCAGCCTCAAATCAATACAACGACGGGGCAAATCGTTGGTGTTGAAGCCCTTGCCCGCTGGAATCATGAAACTTTAGGTCCGGTTCCACCAGCAAAATTTATTGCCACTGCAGAAAAAACAGGACTGATATATGAGCTTGGACTGTTTGTATTTAAACAAGCGTGTCAAGACCTCTGCCATCTTTCAATTCAGGACGAGGCTATCAAACTTTCTGTAAATATTTCGCCAAAACAGCTCATCAACCCTAAATTACCTAATCATCTGCTTACTATTTGCTCTGAAACAGCAATGGCGCCCCAACGTATCATTTTGGAAATCACAGAGAATGTGCTGATAGACAGGCTTGATGAAGTCATGCCTCAACTCGGTCAACTCAGAGAACTGGGATTTGGGATTTCACTCGACGATTTCGGAACCGGTTATTCCTCTCTGAATTATCTTCATCATCTGCCGTTGACCGAAATAAAAATCGATCGGTCATTCATTCATAATTTACTGGAAAGTTCACAGAGTGAAATGTTGGTAAAGATGATCATTCGCATCGGTAAATTCTGCAATATGTCTGTCGTCGCTGAAGGTGTCGAAACTGAAGCTCAGTTCAACAAACTGGCCGCACATCATTGCGACTTAGTTCAGGGGTTTTACTTCAGCCCTGCAATAGACATTGATCAGTTACTCATTCAATACGATATATCTCCGGATACTCAGCTCGGTTAA
- a CDS encoding oligogalacturonate lyase family protein, translating to MAKGDSVQLAFETFIDSDTQVKVTRLTPTDVICHRNYFYQKCFTNDGKKLLFAGDFDGNRNYYLVDLETQKAVQLTEGAGDNTFGGFISNDDQSFFYVKNELNLMKVDLNTLEENVIYTVDDEWKGYGTWVANTECTKLVGIEILKSCWKPLTDWQKFHDFYHTNPTCRLIKVDIQTGELEVVHQKDEWLGHPIYRPFDDSTIGFCHEGPHDLVDARMWLVNEDGSNVRKIKEHAPGESCTHEFWIPDGSGMAYVSYFKGQSERVIYKADPVTLENEKVMSMPPCSHLMSNHDGSLMVGDGCDSPVDVADDSGYSIENDPFLYILNTKTKTAAKLAKHNTSWEVLDGDRQITHPHPSFTPNDTGVLFTSDFEGVPALYIADVPEALRS from the coding sequence ATGGCTAAAGGTGATTCAGTTCAGTTAGCTTTTGAAACGTTCATTGACAGCGACACTCAGGTAAAAGTAACACGTTTAACGCCAACTGATGTTATCTGTCACCGTAACTACTTCTATCAAAAGTGCTTCACTAATGATGGTAAGAAATTATTGTTCGCGGGTGACTTTGATGGCAACCGTAACTACTACCTTGTTGATCTGGAGACACAAAAAGCAGTTCAGTTAACTGAAGGTGCTGGTGACAACACATTCGGTGGCTTTATTTCAAATGATGATCAGTCATTTTTCTACGTTAAAAATGAACTCAACCTGATGAAAGTCGACCTGAACACGCTGGAAGAAAATGTGATTTACACCGTTGATGACGAGTGGAAAGGTTATGGTACCTGGGTAGCAAACACAGAATGTACCAAACTTGTTGGGATCGAAATTCTGAAAAGCTGCTGGAAGCCATTAACAGACTGGCAAAAATTCCACGATTTCTATCATACCAACCCAACCTGTCGTTTAATTAAAGTGGACATCCAAACAGGTGAGCTGGAAGTTGTCCATCAAAAAGATGAATGGCTGGGCCACCCGATCTATCGTCCGTTTGATGATTCAACCATTGGATTCTGTCATGAAGGCCCACACGATTTGGTTGATGCCAGAATGTGGCTGGTCAATGAAGACGGTTCGAATGTACGGAAAATCAAGGAACATGCGCCGGGTGAATCATGCACACACGAATTCTGGATTCCGGATGGCAGCGGAATGGCTTATGTGTCTTACTTTAAAGGCCAGTCAGAACGTGTGATTTACAAGGCAGATCCAGTCACCCTTGAAAATGAAAAAGTCATGTCTATGCCACCTTGTTCTCACCTGATGAGTAACCATGACGGTAGCCTGATGGTAGGTGATGGCTGTGACAGTCCGGTTGACGTCGCTGATGACTCTGGTTACAGCATCGAGAATGATCCGTTCCTGTATATTCTCAACACAAAAACAAAAACTGCGGCAAAACTGGCAAAACATAATACTTCATGGGAAGTATTAGATGGTGACAGACAAATCACTCACCCTCACCCATCATTCACACCCAATGATACCGGTGTATTGTTTACCAGTGACTTTGAAGGGGTTCCGGCACTTTATATTGCTGATGTACCTGAAGCATTGCGCTCGTAA
- a CDS encoding sodium:solute symporter family protein — translation MTYDYLVIAGYFILMVAISLLFKKMASSSTSDYFRGGGKMLWWMVGATAFMTQFSAWTFTGAAGKAFSSGFEILGVFVGNMVAYGFAFFYFSRRFRQMRVDTPTEAVKRRFGHTNEQFFTWVIIPLSVLNAGVWLNGLGVFASAVFKADINMTIYITGAAVLLVSLISGAWGVVASDFIQSLIVAVISVACAIVALVAVGGPGEILTKFPGGFIVGPDMNYPILIVGSFLFFIVKQLQSINNMQESYRFLNAKDSKNASKAALLALGMMFVGAMIWFIPPWAIRIMDPDAAHAYADLGKKAGDAVYLVFARDYMPVGTVGLLMAGLFAATMSSMDSALNRNSGIFVRSFYAPIMRKGKATDKEQLRMGMIASIINGILVILCAQFYVSLKGLSLFDLMMQVATLLQSPILVPLFLAILIRKTPKWAPWATVVFGLFVSLLVVKVFTPDVVGGWFGMENLTGREAGDLKIMTTIGAHLILTAGFFCLTTLFYKEENDPYIEQTREFFKDVDTECIADDGQDVVDRMQRNKLGTLVTYMSFGMLLMVLIPNPLWGRILFFCCAAAVFLVGFALKRSAGTGEINATTAHASR, via the coding sequence ATGACATATGACTATCTTGTCATTGCAGGGTACTTTATCCTGATGGTGGCAATCAGCTTGTTGTTTAAAAAAATGGCGAGTTCAAGTACAAGTGACTATTTCCGTGGCGGAGGTAAAATGCTTTGGTGGATGGTCGGTGCCACAGCATTTATGACCCAGTTCTCAGCATGGACATTTACAGGGGCTGCCGGTAAAGCCTTCAGTTCTGGCTTTGAAATTCTGGGCGTATTCGTCGGTAACATGGTTGCTTATGGATTTGCATTCTTCTACTTCTCTCGTCGTTTCCGCCAAATGCGTGTAGATACACCGACAGAAGCGGTAAAACGTCGTTTTGGACACACAAACGAGCAGTTTTTCACTTGGGTCATTATTCCTTTAAGTGTGTTGAATGCCGGTGTCTGGTTAAACGGTCTGGGTGTATTTGCTTCAGCGGTGTTTAAAGCTGACATCAACATGACTATCTATATCACTGGTGCCGCAGTATTGCTTGTCTCTTTAATCAGTGGTGCATGGGGTGTGGTTGCATCTGACTTCATCCAGTCACTCATTGTTGCTGTTATTTCTGTAGCATGTGCCATTGTTGCTTTAGTTGCTGTCGGTGGTCCGGGAGAAATCCTGACGAAGTTCCCTGGTGGATTTATCGTTGGTCCGGATATGAACTACCCTATTCTGATTGTCGGTTCATTCCTGTTCTTCATTGTAAAACAGCTGCAAAGTATCAATAACATGCAGGAATCTTATCGCTTCCTGAATGCAAAAGATTCAAAAAATGCTTCAAAAGCAGCACTGCTTGCTTTAGGTATGATGTTTGTTGGTGCAATGATTTGGTTTATCCCGCCATGGGCAATCCGCATCATGGACCCGGATGCAGCACATGCCTATGCCGATCTGGGTAAAAAAGCAGGCGATGCCGTTTATCTTGTGTTTGCCCGTGATTACATGCCTGTCGGTACAGTCGGTCTGCTGATGGCAGGTCTGTTTGCTGCAACAATGTCATCTATGGACTCAGCACTGAACCGTAACTCCGGTATCTTTGTCCGTAGTTTCTACGCACCAATCATGCGTAAAGGTAAAGCAACAGACAAAGAACAGCTTCGCATGGGTATGATCGCCAGTATCATCAACGGTATTCTGGTTATCCTTTGTGCACAATTCTACGTTTCACTGAAAGGTCTGAGCTTGTTTGACCTGATGATGCAGGTTGCAACATTACTTCAGTCTCCAATTCTGGTCCCTCTGTTCCTTGCGATTCTGATCCGCAAAACACCAAAATGGGCACCATGGGCAACAGTTGTATTCGGTCTGTTTGTTTCCCTGCTTGTAGTGAAAGTATTCACACCTGATGTTGTTGGCGGATGGTTTGGTATGGAAAACCTGACTGGTCGTGAAGCCGGGGATCTGAAAATCATGACAACAATCGGTGCTCACCTGATTCTGACGGCTGGATTCTTCTGTCTGACAACACTGTTCTACAAAGAAGAAAACGACCCATATATCGAACAAACCCGTGAGTTCTTTAAAGATGTGGATACTGAGTGTATTGCGGACGATGGTCAGGATGTTGTTGACCGGATGCAACGTAATAAACTGGGTACTCTGGTAACCTATATGTCATTTGGTATGCTACTGATGGTATTGATTCCAAACCCATTATGGGGCCGGATTTTGTTCTTCTGTTGTGCTGCTGCAGTATTCCTGGTTGGATTTGCACTCAAACGCAGTGCTGGTACAGGTGAGATCAATGCAACAACGGCTCATGCATCCCGCTAG
- a CDS encoding bifunctional 4-hydroxy-2-oxoglutarate aldolase/2-dehydro-3-deoxy-phosphogluconate aldolase — protein sequence MKSINERLSEIKVVPVIAISDPAKAVKLAEVLSENGLPCAEVTFRTEHAALAIKNMREAYPDMLIGAGTVLTTEQVDEAIDAGVDFIVSPGFNPTTVKYCQQRKVTIVPGVNSPSLVEQAMEMGLRTLKFFPAEPSGGAAMLKAMTAVYPVKFMPTGGVNPKNVKDYLAIPSVLACGGTWMVPNQLIEDGNWEELAQLVREVASVIS from the coding sequence ATGAAAAGTATTAACGAGAGACTGAGTGAAATTAAAGTTGTGCCGGTGATCGCCATTAGCGATCCAGCTAAAGCTGTGAAGCTGGCAGAAGTATTATCTGAAAATGGACTGCCTTGCGCTGAAGTCACATTCCGTACAGAGCATGCTGCTCTTGCAATTAAAAATATGCGTGAAGCATATCCGGATATGTTAATTGGTGCGGGTACAGTTCTGACCACAGAGCAGGTTGACGAAGCAATCGACGCTGGTGTGGATTTCATCGTCAGTCCAGGTTTTAATCCAACCACAGTCAAATATTGTCAGCAGCGTAAAGTAACCATTGTTCCGGGTGTCAACAGCCCCAGTCTGGTAGAACAGGCAATGGAGATGGGACTCAGAACACTGAAATTTTTCCCTGCTGAGCCATCTGGTGGTGCAGCCATGCTGAAAGCAATGACGGCTGTCTATCCGGTTAAGTTTATGCCAACTGGTGGTGTTAACCCTAAAAATGTCAAAGACTATCTTGCTATTCCTTCCGTACTTGCCTGTGGCGGAACATGGATGGTACCCAACCAGCTTATTGAAGATGGTAACTGGGAAGAACTGGCTCAGCTTGTCCGGGAAGTGGCTTCCGTTATTTCTTAA
- a CDS encoding 2-dehydro-3-deoxygluconokinase, which produces MKMNRVAVIGECMVELKKDGDLYRQNFGGDTLNTALYLSRLTQSHGITTAYVTGLGKDPFSSEMLAAWQEEGISTDMVKLSDSKLPGIYTISTTPDGERSFNYWRNDSAARYWLRECPEADLVTQLKQFNLVYLSGISLAILPEDCREILLNILTQCHEDGVKIAFDNNYRPTLWESPESARQLYEKVLRLTDTAFLTFDDEQALYGDSTEQEAIQRTLDFGVREVVIKRGADECFIVTRDDFVSVPATLVSNVVDTTAAGDSFSAGYLAKRLLGGTMSESASAGHTLAGTVIQYPGAVIPHQAMPNI; this is translated from the coding sequence ATGAAAATGAATCGAGTCGCTGTTATTGGCGAGTGTATGGTTGAATTGAAGAAAGATGGCGATTTATATCGACAAAATTTTGGTGGCGATACTTTAAATACCGCGCTTTACTTATCTCGCCTGACTCAATCACATGGAATCACCACAGCCTATGTTACAGGATTAGGAAAAGACCCATTCAGCAGTGAAATGCTGGCAGCCTGGCAAGAAGAAGGGATCAGTACAGACATGGTCAAACTGTCTGACTCTAAATTACCGGGCATTTACACAATTTCCACGACTCCCGATGGAGAGCGTAGTTTCAACTACTGGCGTAATGATTCAGCTGCAAGATACTGGCTTCGTGAATGTCCCGAAGCAGATCTGGTCACTCAGTTAAAACAATTCAATCTGGTTTATCTAAGTGGTATTAGTTTAGCGATTCTGCCTGAAGACTGCCGTGAAATTTTGCTCAATATTCTGACACAATGCCATGAAGATGGCGTCAAGATTGCGTTTGATAACAACTATCGCCCAACCCTGTGGGAGTCTCCTGAGTCCGCACGTCAACTGTATGAAAAGGTTCTCCGTCTGACAGACACGGCTTTTCTGACGTTTGATGATGAACAGGCATTGTATGGCGATTCAACAGAGCAGGAAGCCATTCAGAGAACTCTGGATTTCGGTGTCAGAGAAGTCGTCATCAAGCGTGGTGCTGATGAATGCTTTATTGTCACCCGGGATGATTTTGTCAGTGTCCCGGCAACGTTGGTATCCAATGTCGTCGATACCACAGCTGCAGGTGATTCATTCAGTGCCGGCTATCTGGCAAAACGGTTACTGGGTGGTACTATGTCAGAGTCTGCATCTGCAGGACATACACTTGCCGGAACGGTAATTCAGTATCCTGGTGCAGTGATTCCGCATCAGGCTATGCCAAATATTTAA